From a region of the Gossypium raimondii isolate GPD5lz chromosome 10, ASM2569854v1, whole genome shotgun sequence genome:
- the LOC105776231 gene encoding reticulon-like protein B13 — MSAATPPSSSSPALDTFRDIILWRRKKVSATVVLVSTATWILLQVYQFNFITVASWLIIFILASLFLWGNVLRLLGKEPPNVSDFDISEQTTMEITNTYRTFLEDVLRWMFHVTVEENWFVFARTLAGLSILSYVGAFFDFLTLVYIGITMVMIVPVIYMKYGDQIQRSGERVKGEMGRFYEIFDEKVVRQRMSKFGKQEKEKKND; from the exons ATGTCTGCTGCCACCCCACCATCGTCTTCATCCCCTGCATTAG ATACTTTCAGAGATATAATTCTATGGAGGAGAAAGAAAGTGAGTGCAACAGTTGTTCTGGTTTCAACAGCAACATGGATATTGCTTCAAGTATATCAGTTCAACTTCATCACTGTCGCTTCATGGCTCATCATCTTCATCCTTGCTTCACTTTTCCTTTGGGGAAATGTTCTCAGGCTTCTCGGCAA AGAACCACCAAATGTGTCGGATTTCGATATCTCGGAACAGACAACCATGGAGATTACCAACACATATCGAACATTTTTGGAAGATGTATTGAGATGGATGTTTCATGTGACTGTTGAGGAGAACTGGTTTGTGTTTGCAAGAACACTGGCGGGGCTTTCGATACTATCCTACGTTGGAGCCTTCTTTGATTTCCTAACACTTGTTTACAtag GTATAACGATGGTGATGATAGTGCCAGTGATATATATGAAGTATGGGGACCAAATACAGAGGAGTGGGGAGAGGGTGAAGGGTGAAATGGGAAGATTTTATGAGATATTTGATGAGAAAGTGGTGAGGCAGAGGATGAGTAAATTTGggaaacaagaaaaagagaagaaaaatgattag